From a single Lewinella sp. LCG006 genomic region:
- a CDS encoding flagellar motor protein MotB, which translates to MNKCILLLILGLAFTSCVSKKKFQASEQQFQQTTDSLQRVSNAHITRLKDSLSFERGANYALSVTQDKLQDRLDILQLEIDNLSSNASSTQQELNDRLRQKDQLIAERQAKIDAVNRILRTRQERLTALSEAIPLIFTELAIESGWELLPRSGQLALAINEDNLFRRGSTSSLTATGEEILNRVAAIVVNYPEMQIQVVGHTDNVPVPRESLDNWQYSALRAVTVLKGLTASGAIGPNRVIAASKSEYAPLESNETQEGRQRNRRVELLIAPRESDLERDVRKIVE; encoded by the coding sequence ATGAACAAATGTATCCTCCTGCTGATCCTCGGATTGGCCTTTACGAGTTGTGTGAGTAAAAAGAAATTCCAGGCCAGCGAGCAGCAGTTTCAACAAACGACCGATTCACTGCAAAGGGTAAGCAACGCTCATATCACCCGCCTTAAGGACAGCCTCTCCTTTGAGCGGGGAGCCAATTATGCCTTGAGTGTTACGCAAGATAAATTGCAAGACCGCCTGGACATCCTGCAACTGGAAATAGACAACTTGAGCAGCAATGCCTCTTCCACCCAACAAGAATTGAACGACCGCCTGCGCCAGAAAGACCAGCTGATTGCTGAGCGCCAAGCCAAAATTGATGCCGTCAACCGTATTCTACGCACCCGACAGGAGCGCCTCACTGCGTTGAGCGAAGCGATACCACTCATCTTTACGGAACTAGCCATAGAAAGTGGTTGGGAACTCCTGCCTCGGAGTGGTCAGTTGGCCTTAGCGATCAACGAAGACAACCTCTTCCGAAGAGGCAGCACCAGCTCCCTCACTGCTACCGGAGAGGAAATCCTCAATCGGGTGGCTGCAATCGTTGTTAACTATCCAGAAATGCAAATCCAGGTCGTAGGGCATACCGACAATGTGCCCGTCCCTCGCGAAAGTCTCGACAACTGGCAGTACAGTGCCCTGCGGGCGGTGACGGTATTGAAGGGCCTCACCGCTAGTGGTGCCATTGGCCCCAACCGGGTAATCGCTGCCAGCAAAAGTGAGTACGCTCCTCTGGAAAGCAACGAAACCCAGGAGGGGCGTCAGCGCAATCGACGTGTAGAACTTCTCATCGCCCCCAGGGAATCGGATTTGGAACGCGATGTACGGAAAATCGTAGAATAG
- a CDS encoding peptidoglycan DD-metalloendopeptidase family protein yields MRQLCFWIIALLLFSQSATDTIPNFTSPVQGTIQLTGTFGELRSNHFHAGLDIRGEVGRPVYAIADGFISRIWIAASGYGQALYVEHPHSGHTAVYGHLDRFRDDIMAFTRREQYRQESFTLDAELPQDSFPVRQGDLIGYIGQRGFVSGPHLHFEIRDTETDRTLNPMNFGITVPDSRQPLVRGLRFYELSERGRVLNGKDYSVKGQGAGRYSLTIDTLFTNQPIIALGVKAYDQQDGRPNMNGIYSLEIYQDSQLNFAYRMDHFLIEQTRYLNAHLDYEQQQKNNSWFQRAFVLPGNQLDFYASNDQKGRIKLAPGQASTIRIKISDHRQNSSELSLVIKRREGSAPLQNPVYTYYLPYDEENLIDDGRFRAHFPPGIFYEDIFLDYDLIEESTAGHYAPTHRLHRSTTPLHRYFDLHIRPVGLPEALRAKAIIVQCDDGGEPVSYGGEWTPDGRLRAPVRTFGNFTIMADTQAPKVTPERLAEDMRGWPRFSFKLSDNFPTRGKARDLRFRAEVDGQWILMEFDGLRNRLYHDFDGHIPSGEHQLVLRVMDDRGNETVFERRFRN; encoded by the coding sequence ATGCGGCAGTTGTGTTTTTGGATAATAGCACTTTTACTTTTTTCTCAATCGGCAACCGACACGATCCCCAACTTTACGTCGCCAGTGCAGGGAACCATCCAGCTTACGGGTACCTTTGGGGAATTGCGCAGTAATCATTTTCACGCCGGACTCGATATTCGCGGGGAAGTCGGCCGCCCGGTCTATGCCATTGCGGATGGTTTTATTTCTCGAATCTGGATCGCTGCAAGTGGTTATGGGCAAGCACTTTATGTAGAACATCCTCACAGCGGGCACACCGCCGTATATGGCCATCTGGATCGTTTTCGTGATGATATCATGGCTTTTACCCGACGCGAGCAGTACCGCCAAGAGAGTTTCACCCTCGACGCAGAACTCCCGCAGGATAGCTTCCCGGTTCGGCAAGGTGACCTGATTGGCTACATTGGTCAGCGGGGCTTTGTTTCTGGCCCACATTTGCATTTTGAAATCCGAGATACCGAGACCGACCGGACCCTCAACCCCATGAATTTCGGGATTACCGTACCGGATAGCCGCCAACCGCTGGTTCGTGGTTTACGTTTTTATGAACTAAGCGAAAGAGGAAGGGTGTTGAATGGGAAAGATTATTCGGTAAAAGGCCAGGGCGCTGGTAGATATTCCCTTACCATTGATACCCTTTTCACCAACCAGCCCATCATTGCCCTAGGCGTCAAAGCTTATGACCAGCAAGATGGTCGCCCCAATATGAACGGCATCTACAGCTTGGAAATATACCAGGATAGCCAGCTCAATTTTGCTTACCGGATGGATCATTTTTTGATCGAACAAACCCGCTATCTTAATGCCCATCTTGATTACGAACAGCAACAAAAAAACAACAGCTGGTTTCAACGTGCTTTTGTTCTCCCAGGAAATCAGTTGGATTTTTATGCAAGCAACGACCAAAAAGGACGCATTAAATTAGCACCCGGGCAAGCCAGCACCATTCGTATCAAGATCAGTGACCACCGGCAAAACAGCTCGGAATTATCTTTGGTTATCAAAAGACGGGAAGGCTCTGCCCCTTTGCAAAACCCCGTCTACACTTACTACCTGCCCTACGACGAAGAAAACTTGATCGACGATGGGCGGTTTCGGGCTCATTTCCCTCCCGGTATTTTTTATGAAGATATTTTTCTCGATTATGATCTGATCGAAGAAAGTACGGCTGGCCATTATGCGCCTACCCACCGCTTGCATCGCTCTACCACGCCTTTGCACCGGTACTTTGATCTACACATTCGGCCAGTAGGGTTGCCGGAGGCCTTGCGCGCTAAGGCCATCATCGTGCAATGCGATGACGGCGGAGAGCCGGTTAGCTATGGTGGAGAATGGACACCGGACGGAAGGTTGCGTGCGCCCGTTCGTACCTTCGGAAACTTTACCATCATGGCCGATACCCAAGCCCCCAAAGTGACACCCGAACGCCTGGCCGAAGACATGAGAGGTTGGCCAAGGTTCAGTTTCAAGCTTTCCGACAATTTCCCCACAAGAGGAAAAGCCCGCGACCTCCGGTTTCGGGCAGAGGTCGACGGGCAGTGGATTTTGATGGAATTTGATGGCCTCAGAAATCGCCTCTATCACGATTTTGACGGCCATATCCCCAGCGGAGAGCACCAGTTGGTATTACGAGTGATGGATGACCGGGGGAATGAAACTGTATTTGAACGACGGTTTAGGAATTAG
- a CDS encoding MarC family protein produces MAAVLSVSLILFSVIDIVGSLPIIMNMKREGVKINASVATATAGIIMLSFLFFGNAVLALFGLEVASFALAGALIIFFIGLEMVLGIRFFRDHHEDGGSGSVVPIAFPLVAGAGTLTTILSLKAEFDSTAILAGIVINLLIVFVILRSSDWLSKRISEQVTATLRKVFGILLIAIAIQMVRQNLI; encoded by the coding sequence ATGGCAGCTGTATTGTCTGTGAGTCTGATCCTTTTTTCGGTCATTGACATCGTCGGTTCTTTACCTATCATCATGAACATGAAACGCGAGGGCGTTAAGATAAATGCTTCTGTAGCTACAGCTACGGCAGGTATCATCATGTTGAGTTTTTTATTTTTCGGGAATGCCGTACTGGCACTATTTGGCCTGGAGGTAGCTTCTTTTGCCTTAGCGGGTGCGCTTATTATCTTTTTTATTGGTCTGGAGATGGTACTGGGTATTCGTTTCTTTCGTGATCACCACGAAGATGGAGGCTCGGGCAGTGTGGTTCCAATTGCTTTCCCGCTGGTAGCTGGAGCGGGTACGCTCACTACGATCTTATCCTTAAAAGCAGAGTTTGACAGTACCGCTATCCTGGCGGGTATCGTCATCAACTTGCTGATCGTATTCGTGATTTTACGCAGCTCTGATTGGCTGTCAAAACGTATTTCTGAACAGGTTACCGCTACTTTGCGCAAAGTGTTTGGCATCCTGCTGATCGCTATCGCGATCCAGATGGTAAGGCAGAATTTGATCTAA
- a CDS encoding Lrp/AsnC family transcriptional regulator, giving the protein MLDNQLDPIDRRILHELTQDARIPYVQLAKKLHVSNTLVHQRIKKLRESGVLKQAVYRLDAWGLGYQTSAYTQIMLEEAKLHRAVEDELAKIPEIVECVNIAGRYALMVKIYATNNRHLRDIIYEQILTIAGVEGTNTIIAFETAFNRTIPI; this is encoded by the coding sequence ATGTTAGATAACCAACTTGACCCCATTGACCGCCGGATATTGCATGAATTGACACAAGATGCGCGGATTCCTTATGTTCAACTGGCAAAAAAGCTCCATGTTTCCAATACATTGGTCCATCAGCGCATTAAAAAATTGCGCGAATCCGGAGTGCTCAAGCAAGCCGTTTACCGATTGGATGCTTGGGGTCTGGGCTACCAGACATCGGCCTACACCCAGATCATGTTGGAAGAAGCCAAATTGCACCGTGCGGTGGAAGATGAACTGGCCAAGATTCCCGAAATTGTCGAATGTGTCAATATTGCTGGCCGCTATGCCTTGATGGTAAAGATTTATGCTACCAATAACCGCCATCTGCGGGACATTATCTACGAACAGATTTTGACAATTGCAGGCGTGGAAGGAACCAATACCATCATTGCCTTTGAGACGGCCTTTAATCGAACGATACCGATTTAG
- a CDS encoding TonB-dependent receptor — translation MRQKLETEQKALEINLDASVYGTFAEIGAGQEVARYFFQVGAAAGTIAKTMSAYDKIYSDHIYGTEPTGRYVCQSRLYKMLDHEYDLISSRLTHERPGTNFFVFADTVAAINYSRTIKGDGWLGLRFQLKPDQEPNELILHVRMLDNDNQLQQQAIGVLGVNLIYACFNYYEQPQEMLKSLLDGLEGRVKIDMVRLTGPEFDHIDNRLICLWLVRYGLTEVAIFNPEGQSIHASEFLYKKDVLVVRGSYRPPTLVNLDMIKTSNQQFRNHPKVDASRTFLMTEITLDNLKAEDGELDEKDFLDRAELLCALGQTVIISDCEEHQKLVSYLADYKVKQLGLVLGVRPLLDMLTNQYYQNMETRLLAAFGELFARNVRIYVYPYMQEGNAELMTAETLPVPEGLKFLYRHLLDNQQIVDVKGFHTEHLHIFSKDILKKIREGASGWENMVPPKVAALIKEKCLFGYPTETLEFEY, via the coding sequence ATGCGGCAGAAGCTGGAAACCGAACAGAAAGCCTTAGAAATTAATCTCGACGCCTCCGTATATGGCACCTTTGCAGAAATTGGTGCTGGCCAAGAGGTGGCTCGTTACTTTTTTCAAGTAGGAGCAGCAGCTGGTACGATTGCCAAAACGATGTCGGCTTACGACAAGATTTATTCCGACCATATTTACGGCACCGAGCCTACCGGGCGCTATGTTTGCCAATCGCGACTCTATAAGATGCTTGATCACGAGTACGATCTGATCAGTTCCCGTTTGACGCACGAGCGGCCGGGAACCAATTTTTTCGTTTTCGCAGATACCGTGGCCGCCATCAACTATTCTCGCACCATCAAAGGAGACGGCTGGTTAGGTCTGCGTTTTCAGTTGAAGCCCGACCAGGAGCCAAACGAGCTGATCTTACACGTAAGGATGCTGGACAATGACAACCAGCTACAACAACAAGCCATTGGTGTGCTGGGGGTCAACCTGATCTACGCTTGTTTCAACTACTACGAGCAGCCCCAGGAGATGCTCAAATCCCTGCTGGATGGCCTGGAAGGCAGGGTGAAAATAGACATGGTGCGCCTGACAGGTCCCGAATTTGACCATATCGACAACCGTCTTATTTGCTTGTGGCTGGTAAGGTATGGCCTCACGGAGGTGGCGATCTTCAACCCCGAAGGACAAAGCATCCACGCCTCCGAGTTTTTGTACAAGAAAGACGTGTTGGTGGTGAGAGGCAGTTATCGCCCCCCCACGCTGGTCAATCTTGATATGATCAAAACCTCCAACCAGCAGTTTCGCAATCACCCAAAAGTGGATGCCAGCAGGACTTTCCTCATGACGGAGATCACGCTGGACAACCTCAAGGCAGAAGACGGGGAACTTGACGAAAAAGACTTTCTGGATCGTGCAGAATTGCTTTGTGCCTTGGGGCAAACGGTGATTATTTCCGACTGCGAGGAACACCAGAAGCTGGTCAGCTACCTGGCCGATTACAAAGTGAAACAACTGGGGCTGGTACTGGGGGTAAGGCCTTTGTTGGATATGCTCACCAACCAGTATTACCAAAACATGGAGACGCGGCTACTGGCCGCTTTCGGAGAGTTGTTTGCCCGCAACGTACGTATCTACGTCTACCCCTACATGCAGGAAGGCAATGCCGAGTTGATGACGGCGGAGACGCTGCCCGTCCCGGAAGGACTGAAATTTTTGTACCGCCACCTGCTCGACAACCAGCAGATCGTGGATGTCAAAGGCTTCCATACGGAACACCTCCACATCTTCTCAAAAGATATTCTCAAAAAAATCCGAGAAGGAGCTTCCGGTTGGGAAAACATGGTGCCCCCAAAGGTAGCAGCCCTGATCAAGGAAAAATGCCTTTTCGGTTATCCTACGGAGACGTTGGAGTTTGAGTATTGA